From one Halosimplex rubrum genomic stretch:
- a CDS encoding TRAM domain-containing protein, giving the protein MEISDQLRCLFSAQVEERDGSYVVEVPKREVRTGSLAAGDTYRVALVPSPSSGGDDEGDDADDATRAERGDRGTDDRSGRSPPVEEGEERTVEIEDIGEQGDGITRVERGFVVIVPDTDQGERVTVEITDVRENVAFAEVVERRSYYE; this is encoded by the coding sequence ATGGAGATCTCCGATCAGCTTCGCTGTCTGTTTTCCGCGCAGGTCGAGGAACGGGACGGGTCCTACGTCGTCGAGGTCCCGAAACGAGAGGTTCGAACGGGTTCGCTCGCGGCCGGCGACACGTATCGCGTGGCGCTGGTCCCCTCGCCGTCGAGCGGCGGCGACGACGAAGGGGACGACGCCGACGACGCGACGCGAGCGGAGCGTGGCGACCGGGGGACCGACGACCGGTCTGGCCGGTCGCCCCCGGTCGAGGAGGGAGAGGAGCGCACCGTCGAGATCGAGGACATCGGCGAGCAGGGCGACGGGATCACTCGCGTCGAGCGCGGGTTCGTCGTCATCGTCCCCGACACCGACCAGGGCGAGCGCGTCACCGTCGAGATCACGGACGTGCGCGAGAACGTCGCCTTCGCCGAGGTCGTCGAGCGGCGCAGCTACTACGAGTGA
- a CDS encoding DUF7535 family protein — MARSVSPRRSDRSNTEMTTVGYLVAVPLFALLLPIAPVLLVLWLVDRL; from the coding sequence ATGGCGAGATCCGTCAGTCCGCGCCGGTCGGACAGGTCGAACACCGAGATGACGACCGTCGGGTATCTGGTCGCGGTGCCGCTGTTCGCGCTGTTGCTCCCGATCGCGCCCGTGTTGCTCGTCCTCTGGCTGGTCGACCGGCTCTGA
- a CDS encoding ArsA family ATPase, with amino-acid sequence MSEIDVEAVDDIDDDAVPSGVDAPEYVLYGGKGGVGKTTMAAATALASARDGTATLVVSTDPAHSLSDTLETEIPAEPAQIREDVPLYAAEIDPEAALEDGPFAEGGGGLGGAGGAMGGLGEMLGGAGEEMVDPLGGSMPGADEAAAIRLLIRYMDDPRFDRVVVDTAPTGHTLRLLELPDVMDSMLGKVLAMRERMGGMMENLGGMFGGDDGDVDPEEGLDDLRVLSDRIEQLRDVLQDPTQTDFRVVMVPEELSVLESERLLSRLDEFDVPVGTVVVNRVMQDLTDVADVDADWFVAPDLEDCEFCQRRWDVQRDALARSQEVFGGHDVRRVPLFAEEVHGERTLRIVAACLEE; translated from the coding sequence ATGAGCGAGATCGACGTGGAAGCGGTCGACGACATCGACGACGACGCGGTCCCGTCGGGGGTCGACGCGCCCGAGTACGTCCTCTACGGGGGCAAGGGCGGCGTCGGGAAGACGACGATGGCCGCCGCGACGGCGCTAGCGAGCGCCCGCGACGGCACCGCGACGCTCGTCGTCTCCACCGACCCGGCCCATTCGCTCTCGGACACGCTGGAGACCGAGATCCCGGCCGAGCCGGCGCAGATCCGCGAGGACGTGCCCCTCTACGCGGCGGAGATCGACCCCGAGGCCGCGCTGGAGGACGGCCCCTTCGCCGAGGGCGGCGGCGGTCTCGGCGGGGCGGGCGGCGCGATGGGCGGGCTGGGCGAGATGCTGGGCGGGGCGGGCGAGGAGATGGTCGACCCGCTGGGCGGGTCGATGCCCGGCGCCGACGAGGCCGCCGCCATCAGGCTGCTCATCCGCTACATGGACGACCCGCGGTTCGACCGCGTCGTCGTCGACACGGCGCCGACCGGCCACACCCTGCGGCTGCTCGAACTCCCGGACGTGATGGACTCGATGCTCGGCAAGGTGCTCGCGATGCGCGAGCGGATGGGCGGCATGATGGAGAACCTCGGCGGGATGTTCGGCGGCGACGACGGTGACGTGGACCCCGAAGAGGGCCTGGACGACTTGCGCGTCCTCAGCGACCGCATCGAACAGCTGCGGGACGTGCTGCAGGACCCGACCCAGACGGACTTCCGCGTCGTGATGGTGCCCGAGGAGCTGTCGGTGCTGGAGTCGGAGCGCCTGCTCTCCCGGCTCGACGAGTTCGACGTGCCGGTCGGGACCGTCGTCGTCAACCGGGTGATGCAGGACCTGACCGACGTGGCCGACGTGGACGCCGACTGGTTCGTCGCGCCCGACCTGGAGGACTGCGAGTTCTGTCAGCGCCGGTGGGACGTGCAGCGCGACGCGCTCGCGCGCTCTCAGGAGGTCTTCGGCGGCCACGACGTGCGGCGCGTCCCGCTGTTCGCCGAGGAGGTCCACGGTGAACGGACGCTCCGGATCGTCGCCGCGTGTCTGGAGGAGTGA
- a CDS encoding heptaprenylglyceryl phosphate synthase: MSLGSSLGRSLRRCVAAAGIGAETLGSLDTNPVPADWRHVTKVDPETAKLLPVAYPLYLRHTDAVSVGGSSAVTAENTEETFRLLARAPVPAFHEPSEARHVTERTRELAAFLALPEVLNGETEALVGTLGEGLAYIRDEMVPALLREKLPGPLYRLVGDPLVDFATSWLLAEAVFEAYIVQNPASAAARRSGVDESDVLSPAVARERAMVADRHLDSEVVYVEYSGTYGGDEAADVLRAVADSVNGARVWYGGGIDDREKTVEMLAAGADTVVVGDCFHDVADEEVAVCARAVEALGVAPSADEIRSWFDAEVDPAETAAARYLRTTPGVDDPVAAAERALLAALALCFGALPAAVGEEGEPAAKRADRLLSAVDPGAVTRLAAALTDGDGDGSGNADAALGDYCGRVAAALSDTDPEPQRVRHLSLSKLSVSR, encoded by the coding sequence ATGTCGCTCGGCTCGTCGCTCGGTCGCTCGCTGCGACGATGCGTCGCCGCGGCCGGGATCGGCGCGGAGACGCTCGGCTCGCTGGACACGAACCCGGTCCCCGCCGACTGGCGCCACGTCACCAAAGTCGACCCGGAGACGGCGAAGCTGCTCCCGGTCGCCTACCCGCTCTACCTCCGTCACACCGACGCCGTCTCGGTCGGCGGGTCGAGCGCCGTCACCGCCGAGAACACCGAGGAGACGTTCCGCCTGCTGGCCCGCGCGCCGGTCCCCGCCTTCCACGAGCCCAGCGAAGCGCGTCACGTCACCGAACGGACCCGCGAGCTGGCCGCCTTCCTCGCGCTGCCGGAGGTGCTCAACGGCGAGACGGAGGCGCTCGTCGGCACGCTCGGCGAGGGGCTGGCCTACATCCGCGACGAGATGGTCCCCGCGTTGCTCCGCGAGAAACTCCCCGGCCCCCTCTACCGGCTGGTCGGCGACCCGCTCGTCGACTTCGCGACGAGCTGGCTGCTGGCGGAGGCGGTCTTCGAGGCGTACATCGTCCAGAACCCGGCGAGCGCGGCGGCCCGCCGCAGCGGCGTCGACGAGTCGGACGTGCTCTCGCCCGCCGTCGCCCGGGAGCGAGCGATGGTGGCCGACCGCCACCTCGACAGCGAGGTCGTCTACGTCGAGTACTCGGGCACCTACGGCGGCGACGAGGCCGCCGACGTGCTCCGGGCGGTCGCCGACTCGGTCAACGGCGCGCGGGTCTGGTACGGCGGCGGGATCGACGACCGCGAGAAGACCGTCGAGATGCTGGCGGCGGGCGCCGACACGGTCGTCGTCGGTGACTGCTTCCACGACGTGGCCGACGAGGAGGTCGCGGTCTGCGCCCGCGCGGTCGAGGCGCTCGGCGTCGCCCCCTCGGCCGACGAGATCCGGTCGTGGTTCGACGCCGAAGTCGACCCCGCCGAGACGGCCGCGGCGCGCTACCTCCGGACGACGCCCGGAGTCGACGACCCCGTGGCCGCCGCCGAGCGCGCGCTACTCGCCGCGCTCGCGCTCTGTTTCGGCGCGCTCCCGGCGGCCGTCGGCGAGGAGGGGGAGCCAGCGGCGAAGCGCGCGGACCGGCTGCTCTCGGCGGTCGACCCCGGCGCCGTGACCCGGCTGGCGGCCGCGCTCACGGACGGGGACGGCGACGGGAGCGGGAACGCCGACGCCGCCCTCGGCGACTACTGCGGCCGCGTCGCCGCCGCGCTGTCCGATACCGACCCCGAGCCCCAGCGGGTCCGGCACCTGAGTCTCTCGAAGCTCTCGGTATCCCGGTGA
- a CDS encoding polyprenyl synthetase family protein: protein MGPTVVPRSAIESRLESALDGADGAGLALARETVEAAEDRWYGQLVAGAYRSLADEPDTERAVPAAAAVELLCGYCRLRSELLVQLTDSRPHAFTRDEVATLLAGDYLSSGAYSALAAADDPGHGDRFEEVTDALEAVSGAFADTYVETGESLPDRVALVERTAGRLGEAAAVLGARLTDADERHRDPLARAGRCFAAARTIRRALDREPGSAMVVVPERPVERLDEYATRRREEGQRALAALPSSADASPLRRLGDAGRSE, encoded by the coding sequence GTGGGGCCGACCGTCGTCCCGCGCTCGGCGATCGAGTCGCGGCTCGAATCGGCGCTGGACGGCGCCGACGGCGCCGGACTCGCGCTCGCTCGCGAGACCGTCGAGGCCGCCGAGGACCGCTGGTACGGCCAGCTGGTCGCCGGCGCCTACCGGTCGCTCGCGGACGAGCCGGACACCGAGCGAGCGGTCCCCGCCGCGGCGGCGGTGGAGCTGCTCTGCGGGTACTGCCGGCTCCGAAGCGAACTGCTCGTCCAGCTCACCGACAGCCGCCCGCACGCGTTCACCCGCGACGAGGTCGCCACGCTCCTCGCGGGCGACTACCTCTCTTCGGGAGCGTACTCGGCGCTCGCGGCCGCCGACGACCCGGGTCACGGCGACCGCTTCGAGGAGGTTACGGACGCGCTCGAAGCCGTCTCCGGGGCGTTCGCGGACACCTACGTCGAGACGGGCGAGTCGCTCCCGGACCGGGTCGCGCTCGTCGAACGGACCGCGGGACGGCTCGGAGAAGCCGCCGCCGTCCTCGGCGCCCGGCTGACCGACGCGGACGAGCGCCATCGCGACCCCCTCGCGCGGGCGGGCCGCTGTTTCGCCGCGGCGCGCACGATCCGACGGGCGCTCGACCGCGAGCCCGGTTCGGCGATGGTGGTCGTCCCCGAGCGCCCGGTGGAGCGACTCGACGAATACGCGACCCGCCGCCGGGAAGAAGGACAGCGAGCGCTCGCTGCGCTGCCGTCGAGTGCCGACGCGTCGCCGCTTCGTCGGCTCGGCGACGCAGGGCGGAGCGAGTGA
- a CDS encoding NADPH:quinone reductase, with translation MRAVRLHDHGGPDALGVEETDRPTPASDELLVEVAAAGVNPVDTYFRDGSYEPVALPFTPGVDFAGVVAATGDGVAEFAEGERVFGTGIGNGGHQGAYAEYATVPTDRVVALPDGVDLTEAGAAGVAAVTAWRALVDHAALDPAEHCLVHGGSGGVGHAAVQVADAVSARVITTAGEGYHDDLSALGADTVLDYGRDDLADAVTEASDGGVDAVLDHRLDDYLQFDADVAAQGARVVGIGENSPDPGFTNDGAARSKDVSYQFMSMFNMPDLRVGLAGVADLMARDRLSIECARSYDLEEAGEAQRAVLEDSFFGKLVVEP, from the coding sequence ATGCGCGCAGTCCGCCTGCACGACCACGGCGGCCCCGATGCCCTCGGGGTCGAGGAGACCGACCGTCCGACCCCGGCGTCGGACGAACTGCTCGTCGAGGTGGCGGCGGCCGGCGTCAACCCCGTCGACACCTACTTCCGCGACGGCTCGTACGAGCCCGTCGCCCTCCCGTTCACGCCGGGAGTCGACTTCGCGGGCGTCGTCGCCGCGACCGGCGACGGCGTCGCCGAGTTCGCCGAGGGCGAGCGGGTGTTCGGCACCGGCATCGGCAACGGCGGCCACCAGGGCGCCTACGCCGAGTACGCGACCGTCCCCACCGACCGCGTCGTCGCGCTGCCCGACGGCGTCGACCTGACCGAGGCCGGCGCCGCGGGCGTCGCTGCGGTGACCGCCTGGCGCGCGCTGGTCGACCACGCCGCCCTCGACCCGGCCGAACATTGCCTCGTCCACGGCGGCTCCGGCGGCGTCGGCCACGCGGCCGTCCAGGTCGCCGACGCCGTCAGCGCCCGCGTGATCACGACCGCCGGCGAGGGCTATCACGACGACCTGTCCGCGCTGGGCGCCGACACCGTCCTCGACTACGGCCGCGACGACCTGGCCGACGCCGTCACCGAGGCGTCCGACGGCGGCGTCGACGCGGTGTTGGACCACCGCCTGGACGACTACCTCCAGTTCGACGCCGACGTGGCCGCCCAGGGCGCCCGCGTCGTCGGCATCGGCGAGAACAGCCCCGACCCGGGGTTCACGAACGACGGCGCCGCCCGCTCGAAGGACGTGTCCTACCAGTTCATGTCGATGTTCAACATGCCGGACCTGCGGGTGGGACTGGCCGGCGTCGCCGACCTGATGGCACGCGACCGGCTGTCGATCGAGTGCGCCCGCAGCTACGACCTCGAGGAGGCCGGCGAGGCCCAGCGCGCGGTCTTGGAGGACAGCTTCTTCGGCAAGCTCGTCGTCGAGCCCTGA
- a CDS encoding Rieske (2Fe-2S) protein has product MDGTRIADVSDLSTDDTFLFRVRSVDDNAVASGDAALRSDERTADAADERAAEAVDGADTDAETDGGETPGAATDDDGIAMPDDMQDDDDDVREAILLKLGGEDDDAEAVVGWLNYCQHMTHIKLDKGSGAPVRDGEVICVNHGALFAADSGECTYGPCEGAFLNELDVRVADGGVYLDDGDFEYVGEGPVESDDDLSSSSNVIL; this is encoded by the coding sequence ATGGACGGGACGCGGATCGCCGACGTGAGCGACCTCTCGACGGACGACACCTTCCTCTTTCGCGTGCGCTCGGTGGACGACAACGCCGTCGCCAGCGGCGACGCCGCCCTGCGCTCGGACGAGCGGACGGCCGACGCCGCCGACGAACGGGCCGCCGAGGCGGTTGACGGCGCCGATACGGACGCCGAGACCGACGGTGGCGAAACCCCCGGCGCAGCGACCGACGACGACGGCATCGCGATGCCCGACGACATGCAGGACGACGATGACGACGTGCGCGAAGCGATCCTCCTGAAGCTGGGCGGCGAGGACGACGACGCCGAGGCGGTCGTCGGCTGGCTGAACTACTGCCAGCACATGACCCACATCAAACTCGACAAGGGCTCGGGCGCGCCGGTTCGGGACGGCGAGGTGATCTGCGTCAACCACGGCGCGCTGTTCGCCGCCGACTCCGGGGAGTGTACGTACGGCCCCTGCGAGGGCGCCTTCCTCAACGAACTCGACGTGCGAGTGGCCGACGGCGGCGTCTACCTCGACGACGGGGACTTCGAGTACGTCGGCGAGGGACCGGTCGAGAGCGACGACGACCTGTCCTCGTCGTCGAACGTGATCCTGTAG
- a CDS encoding SDR family oxidoreductase: protein MTKTALITGCSSGIGRATAVDFLRREWTVYATARDTDDVADLAEAGCETAELDVTSDADVERVVDRILSETGRIDCLVNNAGYAQYGPVEDVPVDALHDQFDVNVYGPHRLTRAVLPNMRERGTGTVVNVSSVQGRIATAGSGAYSGSKFALEAMSDALRVEVEEFGVDVVLVEPGPVATRFGDRADSEVDRLDRSAGYGDLYALFEDTDVLASGNDFGVHPSEVAAVIADAACTSDPEARYPVGTLATAMVATRHLPDGLRDAGYRLVRWVLS, encoded by the coding sequence ATGACGAAGACGGCGCTGATAACGGGTTGCTCGTCGGGCATCGGGCGGGCGACCGCCGTCGACTTCCTGCGGCGGGAGTGGACGGTGTACGCGACGGCCCGGGACACCGACGACGTGGCCGACCTGGCCGAAGCCGGCTGCGAGACGGCCGAACTGGACGTGACGAGCGACGCCGACGTCGAGCGGGTCGTCGACCGGATCCTCTCGGAGACCGGTCGTATCGACTGTCTGGTCAACAACGCGGGCTACGCCCAGTACGGCCCGGTGGAGGACGTGCCCGTCGACGCCCTGCACGACCAGTTCGACGTGAACGTCTACGGCCCGCACCGACTCACCCGGGCGGTCCTGCCGAACATGCGCGAGCGCGGCACGGGGACGGTCGTCAACGTCTCCAGCGTCCAGGGGCGGATCGCCACCGCGGGCTCGGGCGCCTACAGCGGGTCGAAGTTCGCCCTAGAGGCGATGAGCGACGCCCTGCGCGTCGAGGTCGAGGAGTTCGGCGTCGACGTGGTGCTGGTCGAGCCCGGACCGGTCGCCACGCGGTTCGGCGACCGCGCCGACTCCGAGGTTGACCGCCTCGACCGCTCGGCGGGCTACGGCGACCTCTACGCCCTCTTCGAGGACACGGATGTCCTCGCCAGCGGGAACGACTTCGGCGTCCACCCCTCGGAGGTGGCGGCGGTGATCGCCGACGCCGCCTGTACGTCGGACCCCGAGGCCCGCTACCCCGTCGGCACGCTCGCGACCGCGATGGTCGCGACGCGACACCTCCCCGACGGCTTGCGCGACGCAGGCTATCGGCTGGTGCGGTGGGTGCTGTCCTGA
- the ddh gene encoding D-2-hydroxyacid dehydrogenase: MRLDRIGVDESVAAVFPPARLVDRLADATDEAGVDVTAVDGSPDALADCDAVVTLEHRETYLDLSWVHSIQAGVDRFPRERLREGNVVLTNSTGIHGDAVGETVAGFVLALARRIHEYAAAQTDSEWTRPDWDEAWTVAGERACVVGIGGLGRGIVDRLTGLGLDVDGVRRTPVPEPGVDRVYTTDRLREVIGDARFVVLAVPLTDATRGSIGRDELAAMDDEAYLINVARGGVVDQSALVAALRDDEIAGAALDVFETEPLPADSPLWDLEDVIVSPHCAAYTRDYYRHVSEIVTESVRRIADGDEPVNRVV; the protein is encoded by the coding sequence ATGCGACTCGACCGGATCGGCGTCGACGAGTCGGTCGCGGCGGTGTTCCCGCCGGCGCGGCTGGTCGACCGACTCGCCGACGCGACGGACGAAGCGGGTGTCGACGTGACCGCGGTCGACGGCTCGCCGGACGCCCTGGCCGACTGTGACGCCGTCGTCACGCTCGAACACCGCGAGACCTACCTCGACCTGTCGTGGGTCCACTCGATCCAGGCCGGGGTGGACCGCTTTCCCCGCGAGCGCCTGCGCGAGGGGAACGTCGTTCTGACGAACAGCACCGGAATCCACGGGGACGCCGTCGGCGAGACGGTCGCGGGGTTCGTCCTCGCCCTGGCTCGGCGCATCCACGAGTACGCCGCGGCACAGACCGACAGCGAGTGGACCAGACCCGACTGGGACGAGGCCTGGACGGTCGCGGGCGAGCGGGCCTGCGTCGTCGGTATCGGCGGCCTCGGACGGGGGATCGTCGACCGACTGACCGGACTCGGACTCGACGTGGACGGCGTCCGGCGCACGCCCGTTCCCGAACCGGGCGTCGACCGCGTGTACACGACGGACCGACTCCGCGAGGTCATCGGGGACGCGCGGTTCGTCGTCCTCGCGGTGCCGCTGACCGACGCGACCCGCGGATCGATCGGCCGCGACGAACTCGCCGCGATGGACGACGAGGCGTACCTGATCAACGTCGCCCGCGGCGGCGTCGTCGACCAGTCGGCGCTGGTCGCGGCGCTTCGGGACGACGAGATCGCCGGCGCCGCGCTGGACGTGTTCGAGACCGAACCGCTCCCCGCCGACTCGCCGCTGTGGGACCTCGAAGACGTGATCGTCTCCCCCCACTGCGCGGCCTACACTCGCGACTACTACCGCCACGTGAGCGAGATCGTCACCGAGAGCGTCCGCCGGATCGCCGACGGCGACGAGCCCGTCAATCGCGTGGTCTGA
- a CDS encoding sodium:calcium antiporter, protein MSRLRHPLVAVAVALVLTVPWIGAFLSFGGYGTVHPGENITPVLAVLVAGAAILGAAFLLAWAAETAEKDVPRAFAIAVLAVLAVAPEYAVDALYAWQAGAGSTEAANLAVANMTGANRILIGLGWSGIALFSIYRATQTADPAVEERSGRLANVVTLDRDISLEITFLLAATAYAFFVPLGGGIGPLDTAVLVGLYLAYLLIVVRGDVEESEQHVGVPAYFQGFSTVPRVAVVLLGFAFSGALIFTAVHPFAEGLERLGLQYGVPKFFMVQWLAPLASESPELIVVAYLVNKARTTAGFNALISSKLNQWTLLIGTLAVVYSISAGAVGTLPFDGKQAAEIWITAAQSFFAIAILANFSISTREALALLALFASQVLAEFVVVQTVAEPAAAELSMAILYVYTAVYVVLGAALVVRRRESVRALFGRTVATAREAVGSESPRPDHAD, encoded by the coding sequence ATGTCTCGGTTGCGCCATCCGCTCGTCGCCGTCGCCGTCGCGCTGGTACTGACCGTGCCCTGGATCGGGGCCTTCCTCTCGTTCGGCGGGTACGGGACCGTCCACCCCGGCGAGAATATCACGCCCGTGCTGGCGGTCCTCGTCGCCGGGGCCGCGATCCTCGGGGCCGCGTTCTTGCTCGCGTGGGCCGCCGAGACCGCCGAGAAGGACGTGCCGCGGGCGTTCGCCATCGCGGTGCTGGCGGTGCTGGCGGTCGCGCCCGAGTACGCCGTCGACGCGCTGTACGCCTGGCAGGCCGGCGCCGGGTCGACCGAGGCGGCCAACCTCGCGGTCGCGAACATGACCGGCGCCAACCGCATCCTCATCGGGCTCGGCTGGTCGGGCATCGCCCTGTTCAGCATCTACCGCGCGACGCAGACGGCGGACCCGGCCGTCGAGGAACGGTCGGGCCGTCTCGCGAACGTCGTCACGCTCGACCGCGACATCTCGCTGGAGATTACCTTTCTGCTGGCCGCGACCGCCTACGCCTTCTTCGTCCCGCTAGGCGGCGGCATCGGACCGCTCGACACGGCCGTGCTCGTCGGGCTCTACCTCGCGTACCTCCTGATCGTCGTCCGCGGCGACGTGGAGGAGTCCGAGCAACACGTCGGCGTCCCCGCCTACTTTCAGGGGTTCTCGACGGTCCCGCGGGTCGCGGTCGTCCTCCTCGGGTTCGCCTTCTCCGGGGCGCTCATCTTCACCGCCGTCCACCCCTTCGCCGAGGGGCTCGAACGGCTCGGGCTGCAGTACGGCGTCCCGAAGTTCTTCATGGTCCAGTGGCTCGCGCCGCTGGCCTCCGAGAGCCCCGAGCTGATCGTCGTCGCCTACCTGGTCAACAAGGCGCGGACGACGGCGGGGTTCAACGCGTTGATCTCCTCGAAGCTCAACCAGTGGACCCTGCTCATCGGGACGCTCGCGGTGGTCTACTCCATCTCCGCCGGCGCCGTCGGGACGCTGCCGTTCGACGGGAAACAGGCCGCCGAGATCTGGATCACGGCCGCCCAGAGCTTCTTCGCCATCGCCATCCTGGCGAACTTCTCGATCAGCACTCGCGAGGCGCTCGCGCTGCTCGCGCTGTTCGCCAGTCAGGTCCTCGCCGAGTTCGTCGTCGTCCAGACGGTCGCCGAGCCGGCCGCGGCGGAACTCAGCATGGCGATCCTCTACGTCTACACCGCCGTCTACGTCGTCCTCGGCGCCGCGCTCGTCGTCCGCCGCCGCGAGAGCGTCCGCGCCCTGTTCGGCCGCACCGTCGCGACCGCCCGCGAGGCCGTCGGGTCGGAGTCGCCGCGACCAGACCACGCGGACTGA
- a CDS encoding HVO_2922 family protein, translating to MTNSGTFEVYRDSAGEWRWRLVATNGNIIADSGEGYNSKQGAKRGIDSVRRNAPDADVEVLPDS from the coding sequence ATGACGAACTCGGGAACCTTCGAAGTGTATCGGGACAGCGCCGGCGAGTGGCGGTGGCGGCTCGTCGCCACCAACGGGAACATCATCGCCGACAGCGGTGAGGGGTACAACTCCAAGCAGGGGGCCAAGCGGGGTATCGACAGCGTCCGCCGCAACGCACCCGACGCCGACGTGGAAGTCCTCCCCGACTCCTGA
- a CDS encoding sugar phosphate nucleotidyltransferase, giving the protein MDAVVLAGGYATRLWPITRHRPKMMLPVGETTVIDRVLSELESDDRIDDVFVSTNERFADDFEQFLADRDYEKPRLSVEDTTGEDEKFGVVGALGQLVDREGIDDDLFVIAGDNLISFDVSDFIDAYEANGATTLAAYDVGSREKAKSYGLVTLEGDEVVDFQEKPADPASTLVSIACYVFPADQVRFEEYLEDGNNPDEPGWFIQWLVDNDEVYAYTFDEAWFDIGTPESYLTAVAYHLDGDSRVADGATVENSALGENVHVLDDAEVVNSNLDNSIVFPGATLRDCDIRESIIDRETTLENLDLAGALIGAHTTITNGDGEH; this is encoded by the coding sequence ATGGACGCCGTCGTACTCGCGGGTGGTTACGCAACGCGGCTCTGGCCGATCACGCGCCACCGGCCGAAGATGATGTTGCCGGTGGGCGAGACGACCGTCATCGACCGGGTCCTCTCGGAGCTGGAGTCCGACGACCGGATCGACGACGTGTTCGTCAGCACGAACGAGCGCTTCGCCGACGACTTCGAGCAGTTCCTCGCCGACCGCGACTACGAGAAGCCGCGGCTGTCGGTCGAGGACACCACCGGCGAGGACGAGAAGTTCGGCGTCGTCGGCGCGCTCGGCCAGCTGGTCGACCGCGAGGGGATCGACGACGACCTGTTCGTCATCGCCGGCGACAACCTCATCAGCTTCGACGTGAGCGACTTCATCGACGCCTACGAGGCCAACGGCGCGACGACGCTTGCGGCCTACGACGTGGGCTCGCGGGAGAAGGCAAAGTCGTACGGCCTCGTGACGCTGGAGGGCGACGAGGTCGTCGACTTCCAGGAGAAGCCCGCGGACCCGGCGAGCACGCTCGTCTCCATCGCCTGCTACGTCTTCCCCGCCGACCAGGTCCGATTCGAGGAGTACCTCGAAGACGGTAACAACCCCGACGAGCCGGGCTGGTTCATCCAGTGGCTCGTCGACAACGACGAGGTCTACGCCTACACGTTCGACGAGGCCTGGTTCGACATCGGCACGCCCGAGAGCTACCTGACCGCCGTCGCCTACCACCTCGACGGGGACAGTCGCGTCGCCGACGGCGCTACCGTCGAGAACTCCGCGCTCGGCGAGAACGTCCACGTCCTCGACGACGCCGAGGTCGTGAATTCGAACCTCGACAACTCCATCGTCTTCCCCGGTGCGACGCTGCGCGACTGCGACATCCGCGAGTCGATCATCGACCGCGAGACCACCCTGGAGAACCTCGACCTGGCCGGCGCGCTCATCGGCGCCCACACCACGATCACCAACGGCGACGGCGAACACTGA
- a CDS encoding transcriptional regulator — MREASRTTRQRIADRLREEPTVASALANEFEVRTATALDHVEHISQSLEPTDETLLVAPPTCEDCGFDEFDDLVNRPARCPECKSEAVAEPSFVIE, encoded by the coding sequence ATGCGCGAGGCCAGCCGGACGACGCGCCAGCGGATCGCGGACAGACTGCGCGAGGAGCCAACGGTCGCGAGCGCGCTCGCCAACGAATTCGAGGTCCGCACCGCCACCGCGCTCGACCACGTCGAACACATCTCCCAGTCGCTCGAACCGACCGACGAGACGCTGCTCGTCGCGCCGCCGACCTGCGAGGACTGCGGTTTCGACGAGTTCGACGACCTGGTCAACCGCCCGGCGCGCTGCCCCGAGTGCAAGAGCGAGGCCGTCGCCGAGCCGTCGTTCGTCATCGAGTGA